A portion of the Lolium rigidum isolate FL_2022 chromosome 1, APGP_CSIRO_Lrig_0.1, whole genome shotgun sequence genome contains these proteins:
- the LOC124683034 gene encoding F-box protein PP2-B10-like translates to MDTIGMATAMEKTTRFDDLPVGCVAHVLALTSPRDICRCAAVSPSFRDAAESDTVWERFLPADYLAILLRSGSGRSPSPSSKKEAYLRLSDSGVLVIDSSDTAVWLARGSGAKCVALPARKLSLPWDDGEFSWRWTPHPLSRFPEVAQLVGCTGLDIYGRLPASALTPATDYAAYLVFGVADEGHRGLSFPDQETTVAVGGRAASSHSVCLCPDEGEARKFRGVAHADGVRRPERRDDGWSEMEMGRLRVDETVAAEEEVVVSFEVLGWYPKRGLVVEAVEFRPL, encoded by the exons ATGGACACCATTGGCATGGCGACGGCGATGGAGAAGACCACCAGATTCGACGACCTCCCGGTGGGCTGCGTGGCGCACGTGCTGGCGCTCACCTCCCCTCGCGACATCTGCCGCTGCGCTGCCGTGTCACCGTCCTTCCGCGACGCCGCCGAGTCCGACACCGTCTGGGAGCGCTTCCTCCCGGCGGACTACCTCGCCATCCTCCTGCGCTCCGGCTCCGGCCGCTCGCCATCGCCGTCTTCTAAGAAGGAGGCCTACCTACGCCTCTCCGACAGCGGCGTCCTGGTCATCGACAGCAGCGACACGGCGGTGTGGCTGGCGAGGGGGAGCGGGGCCAAGTGCGTGGCGCTGCCGGCAAGGAAGCTGAGCCTGCCGTGGGACGACGGCGAGTTCAGCTGGAGATGGACGCCTCACCCGCTCTCCAG GTTCCCGGAGGTGGCGCAGCTGGTGGGCTGCACGGGCCTGGACATCTACGGCCGGCTCCCGGCATCGGCGCTGACGCCGGCCACCGACTACGCGGCTTACCTGGTGTTCGGCGTGGCCGACGAAGGCCACCGCGGCCTGAGCTTCCCGGACCAGGAGACGACGGTGGCGGTCGGAGGCCGTGCGGCCTCCAGCCACTCCGTGTGCCTCTGTCCGGACGAGGGGGAGGCACGCAAGTTCAGGGGCGTGGctcacgcggacggcgtgaggcggCCGGAGCGACGGGACGACGGATGGTCGGAGATGGAGATGGGGCGGCTGCGTGTGGATGAGACCGTGGcggccgaggaggaggtggtggtcagCTTCGAGGTGCTGGGGTGGTACCCCAAGCGCGGGCTCGTCGTCGAGGCCGTCGAGTTTAGGCCACTCTGA